From one Acidobacteriota bacterium genomic stretch:
- a CDS encoding nucleoside kinase: protein MEITFPDGKRLSIRKGSTLLDILRRSRLQSAMPVVAAKINNRLTNLRHKLRVDSRVEFIDCVHPEGFRVYQSSLVYLLGMVVERLFPRAEMKVEHSLSKGLYCELIKDTTLTKDELRRIEAEMRDLIAQDLRLDKEKTYLDEARQFFRATGQEDKIRLFRHSNPHTIDIYICNGYQNYSDCPLVPSTGLLNLFSLVFYPPGFILIMPEPYAVEVGEAATVPEFISQPNLFRVFQEYGQWLDILGLGEVGELNERVVAGAAPEIIRISEALHEKKIAQLADQAVGSRIVLIAGPSSSGKTTFAKRLADQLRVDGLLPEVISLDDYFLDREQTPKDSHGQYDFESIRALNIDLLHEHFERLLEGQPVSMPRYNFHTGRSEPDHRTITPSATTILLYEGIHAINPELMRNLPMHQIKRIYVSPLTALSMDHHNRIPTTDVRMLRRIVRDYLFRGYDALVTLQRWRSVRRGETAYIFPYQKDADLFFNSSLVYELAVLKRCAEPLLLRISTEHSEYSEARRLLKFLSYFQDIPPDSVPNNSILREFIGASAFRY from the coding sequence ATGGAGATCACCTTTCCCGACGGCAAGCGCCTGAGCATCCGGAAGGGGTCCACCCTGCTGGACATCCTGCGCCGCTCGCGACTCCAGAGCGCCATGCCGGTGGTGGCGGCCAAGATCAACAACCGCCTCACCAATCTCCGCCACAAGCTGCGCGTCGACTCGCGGGTGGAGTTCATCGACTGCGTTCACCCCGAGGGCTTCCGCGTCTACCAGAGCTCACTGGTGTACCTCCTCGGCATGGTGGTGGAGCGGCTCTTCCCCCGCGCCGAGATGAAGGTGGAGCACTCCCTGAGCAAGGGGCTCTACTGCGAGCTCATCAAGGACACCACCCTGACGAAGGACGAGTTGCGGCGCATCGAGGCCGAGATGCGCGACCTCATCGCGCAGGACCTGCGGCTGGACAAGGAGAAGACCTACCTCGACGAAGCCCGCCAGTTCTTCCGCGCCACCGGCCAGGAGGACAAGATCCGGCTCTTCCGCCACTCCAACCCCCACACCATCGACATCTACATCTGCAACGGCTACCAGAACTACTCCGACTGTCCGCTGGTGCCCAGCACGGGGCTGCTGAACCTCTTCAGCCTGGTCTTCTACCCGCCCGGCTTCATCCTGATCATGCCCGAACCGTACGCGGTGGAGGTGGGCGAGGCGGCGACCGTGCCCGAATTCATCTCGCAACCCAACCTGTTCCGCGTCTTCCAGGAGTATGGCCAGTGGCTCGACATTCTGGGCCTGGGGGAGGTGGGCGAGCTCAACGAGCGGGTGGTGGCCGGCGCCGCCCCGGAGATCATCCGGATCAGCGAGGCGCTCCATGAGAAGAAGATCGCCCAGCTCGCCGACCAGGCGGTGGGCAGCCGGATCGTGCTCATCGCCGGGCCGTCGTCGTCGGGGAAGACCACCTTCGCCAAGCGGCTGGCCGACCAGCTCCGGGTGGACGGCCTGCTGCCCGAGGTCATCTCGCTGGACGACTACTTCCTCGACCGCGAACAGACGCCCAAGGACAGCCACGGCCAATACGACTTCGAGAGCATCCGGGCGCTGAACATCGACTTGCTGCACGAGCACTTCGAGCGGCTTCTCGAGGGCCAGCCCGTCTCGATGCCCCGCTACAACTTCCACACCGGCCGCTCGGAGCCGGATCACCGGACCATCACGCCGTCGGCGACCACCATTCTGCTGTACGAGGGGATCCACGCCATCAACCCGGAGTTGATGCGCAACCTGCCCATGCACCAGATCAAGCGGATCTACGTCTCGCCCCTGACCGCGCTGAGCATGGACCACCACAACCGCATCCCCACCACCGACGTCCGGATGCTGCGCCGGATCGTCCGCGACTACCTGTTCCGCGGCTACGACGCGCTGGTCACCCTGCAGCGCTGGCGCTCGGTGCGCCGCGGCGAGACCGCCTACATCTTCCCCTACCAAAAGGACGCCGACCTGTTCTTCAACTCGTCGCTGGTGTACGAGCTGGCGGTGCTGAAGCGCTGCGCCGAGCCGCTGCTGCTCCGCATCAGCACCGAGCACAGCGAGTACTCCGAGGCGCGGCGCCTGCTCAAGTTCCTGTCCTACTTCCAGGACATCCCGCCCGACTCGGTGCCCAACAACTCCATCCTGCGGGAGTTCATCGGCGCCAGCGCGTTCCGCTACTGA